Genomic window (Ranitomeya variabilis isolate aRanVar5 chromosome 8, aRanVar5.hap1, whole genome shotgun sequence):
gcatttccaagcaataaattttgtctttattttctgaaaatgagaaatggtcaaaataacaaaaaaattcacTGCTTGCAGACCACAAATAAtgcataaaacaagttcataatcatttagaaacaacaatactgatgttttaactcagggagagttcagaaatcaatattttgtggaataaccttgatttttaatcacagctttcatgcgtcttggcaggcTTTCCACcagtcacactgcttctggcgcaaaaaaataagcagttcttctttgtttgatggcttgtgactatccatcatcctcttgactgcattacagaggttttcaatggagttcaggtctggagattgggctgcccatgacagggttttgatgtggtggtctcttaattttttccagagctgtatgtttCTCTTTCAGCTAGGGAAATAATAGTATAGATCCCCCCATCAATACCAAATGTGTTCACAAACAACTCACAATAATTaaaattcaaatattttttttagacAATACAGTATTAGAAAAGGGCATCAGGGCGTTTGTGGTGGAACCCATATCATATACGTCATGGGTAGACTTGAAATATACTCAGACACCATAACTTACTTTTTTGCCCCCCTACATGCACTGGCATTTTGCTTTAATGTGCACTAGCACTTTGCCTCAAAAGGAAATCTGCTAGCAGGTTTTTAttatcccatctgagagcagcctgatgtaggcaacgagaccctgattccagcaatgtgtcacttagaaTCCTGGTTGAAGCCATTCTggctcagagcttttagatttagcaatgctgcAGAGCTGAGAAAACTAGCTCTGCCCCCACCAGGCACTCAGTGTACATAGCTATAGACAGTGAGCTAAGGGGACGGAGTAGAACTATGGCTCACGTTTCTGTAGTCTAAGCAATGATAATTACAAGATGATAAAACCTTCACTCTAAGTAAACAACATCACATCCGAACATGTGACACATTTTtgagttcagtgttttaacccctatctcatctgtccacagattacatagcaaaaagctgctgacagattccctttaaatatatatgGGAGCTAACTGAACTtacatatatagctctggcaaaaattaagagaccactgcacaattttataaaaatcagcttctctacatatctgacagccattccatttcagtgtcagttgaattccaaccagaggacacctcattttacttaatgtgcttctgattaggtgatcatctgaaccaaatcttatttaacgaaggaaatccTCTTGCAAtaagacaagctggatggcaaaacaagtgctagtaatatcccaaaagtaataagaattaaaaaataacttttaaccatgccaaaagagttgaaaagtcttgagtgagaaaaagaagggctcaattctggctttactagcagagggacacagtgagcatcatgttgcctccatccttaaaatttctaagacggcagtccattacaacaaggtcaagcagcagacattggggacaacaaagctacagacggcAGCGGGCAAAAACAACTCTCCAAtgactgggatgaccgtcatctagaggcaggactcaagtcatgtaaagctagaaaaaagcctttcatcaatgagaagcaaaggagagccagtctGAAATTTGCCAAAGATCATAagaattggaccatagaggactggaggaaggtaatcttctctgatgagtctaattttcagctttgcccaacacctggtcgtctaatggttagacagagacctggagaggtgtacaagccacagtgtcttgcatccactgtgaaatttggtggaggatcggtgatgatctggggatgcttcagcaaggctggaattgggcagattgTTCTTTgaaaaggacgtatgaatcaagccgcatacaaggttatcctggaaaaacagttgattccttctgttcagccaatgttccccaactctgaggactgtttttaccagcaggacaatgcgccatgccacacagctaggtcaatcaaggtgtggatgaaggaccaccacatcaaatccctgtcatgggcagcccaatctccagacctgaacctcattgaaaacctctggaatgtaatcaagaggaagatggatagtcacaagccatcaaacagtgaagaactgcttacatttttgtaccaggagtggcataaggtcaaccaaaagcagtgtgacagactggtggaaagccTGCCAAGACGCAttaaagttgtgattaaaaatcatggttatttcactaaatattgatttctgaactcttcctgagttaaaacattagtattgttgtttctaaatgtttatgaacgtgttttcttttgcatttttttagGTCTGCATGCAATTCATCTTTTGTTATTTTgagcatttctcattttcagaaaataaatacaaaatgttttgcttggaaattcggagacatgttgtcagtagtttctagaataaaaggacaatttacattttactcaaaaatatacctataaagagaaaaatcagacaaactgaaaattctgcagtggtctcttaatttctgccagagctgtatatagtacGATGGCCTCAGTGtctccatatatatagtaggatggtcccagtttccccatatatatagtaggatgaccCCAGTCCTTCCCATATATAGTACGATTGCCCCAGTTACCCCATATATATAGTTTGATGGTccaagttccccccatatatacagcAGGATGGCCCCACTTCCCCCCATGTAGTATGTTGGCCCCAGTTCcctaatatatatattatgatgGCTCTAGTTCCCCCCATATAAGTAGTAGAATGCCCAAGTTTCCCTCCACATATATATTATGATGGCcctagttcccccatatatatagtatgatgggccccacagtcAGGTCATATAAAAAAGTAATGAAGTTTATACTGACCTCATCCAGATCCAGTAGAGACTAGATCGGATTTGATTTTTTAGGGAATGATGTCACCGGAAAGGGCGGAGCTGCCTTCAGTCCTGTCGTCTAGATCAGAGTGGCTAAAATGAGAATCACAAAAAAACAACTCTGATCTAGACGCAATCCTGCTGCCAGCCGCATCACAGTACAGTACAGCACAGTAGACACGGCCATGCACAGTTTTTTGTGAGCGGCCATCAGGCGGCCGGCCCTGTACAGCTGCTGGGTGAGTGGCCCAGGGGGCATTTTCCTCCCTGCCCCTGGGCCCAGCCCACCCctgaagcagagcaccacataaagaccccccccaCAGGCTGCTCCCAAAGTACGAGAATCTCATataaactgaaaactacaaatacagattaagcaacaaccacaagtcggatttcatcaaccaaggtgtcattttaattagtataacaaTATAACTTTAAGTTAAGAAACAGGAGGTTTAGATGTTATTTTCCTCTTTCACAGCTTAGTAGTAAGTTGTGCTCCATGCTGGAGTCACAAACGGAAAATTAGTAAATATCTTCTGTTGTTCTACAGGAATTTTCTCATTCAGTTCTGCACTGCGTGGTGCTGGGATCCGCTGTCCCATGATGACATCCATGTTATTTTCTGTTATAACAGGAGATGGGGCTTTTCCTGACTCTATGTCTGTCCAGTTTAGGCTTGAAAAGAAGGGGTGATTTCTGATTTTCCCATTTACCCCTAGCCGGACAGATTGGTCTTTGCAGAGAAGCCTGGATATAATGTGAGCAGCAGCATAGTCAGTGAGGTCTTCATATGATGGTTCATGGTAGATGACATTAATCTCAATCTCTTCACTGGTGTCTCCTTCAAATGGTGAGTCTTGGAGGATCATGTTGTATAAAACAACACCGAAGGCGAACCAGTCTACACCGGCATCATAAAAGTCTCCCATGATCATTTCTGGGGCGCCATACCCAGGTGTTCCTCCGAAAACACTGGCATTAAATCTCTCCTCGCATAGACATAGTCCAAAGTCTGTAATTTTGATGTGGCCGTTGCCAGTCAGCAGGATGTTGTCCGGTTTTATATCCCGGTGGATGATGCCGTTGGTGTGCAGGAATTGTAGGCCACAAACGATTTCTGCTGCCATAAATACTATAGAGTCCCTCAGAggaatggtgctatatatatagtCATGCAGATCCCCTCCACTGGCCAGCTCGGTGACAAAATAGGCATGGTGTTCAGTCTGAAATGCGGCATGGCAGTGTGTTAGGAATCTGCTATTGTGGGTAATCTTCAGGACATGGTGTTCCACAAGGCATTCAGGGTGGGA
Coding sequences:
- the LOC143788728 gene encoding protein kinase C delta type-like → MDFTGKKRKKKLSLGRTSTTPDEQDLAKNKELPAKVWKKDPKKSGQTDQVLPENEGTKKIPFLKTIQKTSGKLVLYIRNQADNILKRLITREKKSANVGPTRTINTKGNESIAEEEGTGKKRKWEDPAAIQEDISGECSGPSNKQIKITVPLTRDKFIFRSILGEGGYGKVMLATDKIRRENVALKIIKKKSLISHPECLVEHHVLKITHNSRFLTHCHAAFQTEHHAYFVTELASGGDLHDYIYSTIPLRDSIVFMAAEIVCGLQFLHTNGIIHRDIKPDNILLTGNGHIKITDFGLCLCEERFNASVFGGTPGYGAPEMIMGDFYDAGVDWFAFGVVLYNMILQDSPFEGDTSEEIEINVIYHEPSYEDLTDYAAAHIISRLLCKDQSVRLGVNGKIRNHPFFSSLNWTDIESGKAPSPVITENNMDVIMGQRIPAPRSAELNEKIPVEQQKIFTNFPFVTPAWSTTYY